From the genome of Mixophyes fleayi isolate aMixFle1 chromosome 2, aMixFle1.hap1, whole genome shotgun sequence, one region includes:
- the SLITRK1 gene encoding SLIT and NTRK-like protein 1 encodes MLLWILLLEISLCFAAGNVTRDVCKEKICSCNEVEGDLHVDCEKKGFSNLQHFSAPTSQFYHLFLHGNSLTRLFPNEFANFYNAVSLHMENNGLHEIVPGAFLGLQLVKRLHINNNKIKSFRRHTFLGLDDLEYLQADFNLLRDIDPGAFRDLNKLEVLILNDNLISTLPTNVFQYVPITHLDLRGNRVKTLPYEGVLEQIPGIAEILLEDNPWDCSCDLLSLKEWLENIPKNALIGRVICEAPTRLQGNDLNETTEQELCPLKNAVDSSLAAPPAQDETCDPGPIPTPFKISGQEDTATQGSSVSGGTKIPGNWQIKTRPTAVVSEINSNFKPPFIFVCPTLCSCGQQILGPGLKVDCSNKNVKSLSDLVPKPPNVQELFLRENKIHTIRKSHFLDYGNLTLLDLGNNNIGMVENNTFQNLTDLRWLYMDKNCIDTLTPDKFTGLQSLEYLNLEFNFIQLILPNTFNPMPNLRILILNNNLLKSLPVDVFAGVSLSKLSLHNNYFMYLPVAGVLDQLTSIIQIDLHGNQWDCSCNNVPFKQWAERLGPEVIVSDLKCYFPEEFWGKDFRFLSNDMMCPLLYAKISPTLNALNKNSTGLAETNTHPNSYLETSRVSISVLVPGLLLVFVTSAFTVVGMLVFILRNRKRSKRRDANSSASEINSLQTVCDSSYWHNGPYNADGTHRVYDCGSHSLSD; translated from the coding sequence ATGCTGCTTTGGATTCTATTGCTGGAGATATCTCTTTGTTTTGCGGCTGGAAACGTTACGAGAGACGTTTGTAAAGAAAAAATCTGTTCTTGTAACGAGGTAGAGGGGGATCTTCACGTAGACTGCGAAAAAAAGGGATTTTCTAACCTCCAACATTTCTCTGCTCCCACTTCCCAATTCTATCATTTGTTTTTGCATGGAAATTCTTTAACGAGGCTTTTCCCTAATGAGTTTGCTAACTTTTACAATGCCGTCAGTCTACATATGGAGAACAATGGCTTGCATGAGATTGTCCCTGGTGCTTTTTTGGGGTTGCAACTGGTTAAACGTCTGCACATTAATAACAACAAGATCAAATCATTCAGAAGACACACATTCCTAGGACTGGATGATCTGGAATATCTACAGGCTGATTTCAACCTGTTAAGAGACATTGACCCAGGAGCATTTAGGGACCTGAACAAACTAGAGGTTTTAATTTTAAATGACAACCTCATTAGCACATTACCCACTAATGTGTTTCAGTATGTGCCGATCACACATCTGGATCTCCGAGGAAACAGAGTTAAGACCTTGCCCTATGAGGGGGTCTTGGAACAGATCCCAGGCATAGCTGAAATCCTTCTGGAGGATAACCCTTGGGACTGCAGTTGCGATCTGTTATCTCTAAAGGAGTGGCTAGAAAATATCCCAAAGAATGCGTTGATCGGCAGGGTTATTTGTGAAGCACCTACCAGGTTGCAAGGCAACGATTTAAATGAGACCACAGAGCAAGAGTTGTGCCCCTTAAAAAACGCAGTTGATTCTAGTCTAGCTGCCCCTCCTGCCCAAGATGAAACCTGTGATCCTGGTCCAATCCCAACCCCCTTTAAAATCAGTGGCCAAGAAGACACTGCTACCCAGGGCTCCTCAGTAAGTGGAGGTACAAAGATACCAGGGAACTGGCAAATAAAAACTCGACCCACTGCTGTTGTGTCGGAAATAAATTCCAATTTTAAACCACCTTTCATATTTGTCTGTCCAACTCTCTGCAGTTGCGGTCAGCAAATCCTTGGCCCTGGATTAAAAGTAGACTGCAGTAACAAAAATGTCAAGAGTCTCTCTGACTTGGTTCCCAAGCCACCTAATGTGCAGGAATTATTCTTGCGAGAGAATAAAATCCACACTATACGAAAATCACACTTTCTGGATTATGGAAATCTAACTTTGCTGGATCTTGGAAATAATAATATTGGCATGGTAGAGAATAACACATTTCAGAATTTAACTGATTTAAGATGGCTGTACATGGATAAAAACTGTATAGACACCCTCACACCGGATAAATTCACTGGTCTGCAAAGCTTGGAGTATCTGAATTTGGAATTTAACTTTATTCAACTAATCCTCCCAAACACATTCAATCCTATGCCTAACCTCAGGATTCTGATCCTCAACAACAACCTTCTTAAATCTCTACCTGTGGATGTGTTTGCTGGTGTCAGTCTTTCTAAATTAAGTCTTCACAATAATTACTTTATGTACCTTCCTGTGGCAGGAGTATTGGATCAGCTCACCTCTATCATACAAATAGATCTTCATGGCAACCAGTGGGACTGCTCCTGTAATAATGTGCCTTTCAAACAATGGGCAGAGCGACTTGGCCCCGAGGTAATTGTAAGTGATCTCAAATGTTATTTCCCAGAAGAATTCTGGGGGAAAGACTTCAGATTTCTGTCTAATGACATGATGTGTCCACTGCTGTATGCaaagatctctccaactctcaaTGCTCTTAATAAAAACAGTACTGGCCTGGCAGAGACCAATACCCATCCCAATTCCTACCTAGAGACAAGCCGGGTATCTATTTCTGTGCTAGTACCTGGACTCTTGCTGGTGTTTGTCACCTCTGCCTTCACAGTAGTTGGCATGCTCGTATTTATCCTTAGGAACAGGAAAAGATCGAAGAGAAGGGATGCCAACTCATCTGCCTCTGAAATCAATTCCTTGCAGACAGTATGCGATTCTTCTTACTGGCACAATGGACCCTACAATGCAGATGGCACTCATAGAGTTTATGATTGTGGGTCTCATTCACTGTCAGACTAG